A genome region from Cucurbita pepo subsp. pepo cultivar mu-cu-16 chromosome LG02, ASM280686v2, whole genome shotgun sequence includes the following:
- the LOC111789212 gene encoding farnesyl pyrophosphate synthase 1-like isoform X2, with the protein MGEFRSKFLEVYSLLKSELLHDSAFEFTHDSRQWVDRMLDYNVPGGKLNRGLSVIESYKLLKQGEELSDDEVFLASALGWCIEWLQAYFLVLDDIMDNSVTRRGQPCWFRVPKVGMVAINDGIMLRNHVLRIIKNHFREKPYYVDLLDLFNEVEFQTASGQMIDLITTLEGEKDLWKYSLPLHHRIVQYKTGYYSFYLPVACALLMAGENLDNHSDVKNILIDMGTYFQVQIGTDIEDFKCSWLVVKALELGDEQQKTLLHENYGKADEDCVAKVKDLYKALNLEGVFAEYESKSYEKLIKAIEVHPSDAVQAVLKSFLAKIYKRQK; encoded by the exons ATGGGTGAATTCAGGTCCAAATTCTTGGAGGTTTACTCATTGTTGAAATCCGAGCTCCTTCACGACTCTGCTTTCGAGTTCACTCACGATTCTCGCCAATGGGTCGACCGG ATGCTCGATTACAATGTGCCTGGAG GAAAGTTGAACAGAGGACTCTCCGTCATTGAAAGCTATAAGTTACTAAAACAAGGGGAAGAGCTTAGTGATGATGAAGTGTTTCTTGCATCTGCACTTGGTTGGTGCATTGAATGG CTTCAAGcatattttcttgttcttgacgATATCATGGACAATTCCGTCACACGACGTGGTCAACCTTGCTGGTTCAGGGTTCCAAAG GTCGGTATGGTTGCTATAAACGATGGCATAATGTTACGAAACCATGTCCTGAGGATCATCAAAAATCATTTCAGAGAAAAGCCTTATTACGTAGATCTTTTGGATTTGTTCAATGAG GTGGAATTTCAAACAGCCTCAGGACAGATGATTGATTTGATTACCACACTCGAAGGAGAGAAAGACCTATGGAAGTACTCGTTACCTCT TCATCATCGCATTGTTCAGTACAAAACTGGATATTACTCGTTCTACCTTCCG GTTGCATGTGCGTTACTAATGGCAGGTGAAAATTTGGACAATCATAGTGATGTCAAGAACATTCTTATTGATATGGGAACCTATTTCCAAGTGCAG ATTGGAACAGATATTGAAGATTTCAAGTGTTCTTGGTTGGTTGTGAAAGCACTAGAACTTGGTGATGAGCAACAGAAGACTTTGCTGCAT GAAAACTATGGGAAAGCAGATGAGGATTGTGTAGCCAAAGTGAAAGACTTATATAAAGCCCTTAATCTAGAG GGTGTATTTGCCGAATACGAGAGCAAAAGTTACGAGAAGCTTATAAAAGCCATTGAAGTTCATCCAAGTGATGCAGTACAAGCAGTGTTGAAATCTTTCCTTGCAAAGATATACAAGAGGCAGAAATAG
- the LOC111789212 gene encoding farnesyl pyrophosphate synthase 1-like isoform X1 — MGEFRSKFLEVYSLLKSELLHDSAFEFTHDSRQWVDRMLDYNVPGGKLNRGLSVIESYKLLKQGEELSDDEVFLASALGWCIEWLQAYFLVLDDIMDNSVTRRGQPCWFRVPKVGMVAINDGIMLRNHVLRIIKNHFREKPYYVDLLDLFNEVEFQTASGQMIDLITTLEGEKDLWKYSLPLHHRIVQYKTGYYSFYLPVACALLMAGENLDNHSDVKNILIDMGTYFQVQDDYLDCFGHPDVIGKIGTDIEDFKCSWLVVKALELGDEQQKTLLHENYGKADEDCVAKVKDLYKALNLEGVFAEYESKSYEKLIKAIEVHPSDAVQAVLKSFLAKIYKRQK; from the exons ATGGGTGAATTCAGGTCCAAATTCTTGGAGGTTTACTCATTGTTGAAATCCGAGCTCCTTCACGACTCTGCTTTCGAGTTCACTCACGATTCTCGCCAATGGGTCGACCGG ATGCTCGATTACAATGTGCCTGGAG GAAAGTTGAACAGAGGACTCTCCGTCATTGAAAGCTATAAGTTACTAAAACAAGGGGAAGAGCTTAGTGATGATGAAGTGTTTCTTGCATCTGCACTTGGTTGGTGCATTGAATGG CTTCAAGcatattttcttgttcttgacgATATCATGGACAATTCCGTCACACGACGTGGTCAACCTTGCTGGTTCAGGGTTCCAAAG GTCGGTATGGTTGCTATAAACGATGGCATAATGTTACGAAACCATGTCCTGAGGATCATCAAAAATCATTTCAGAGAAAAGCCTTATTACGTAGATCTTTTGGATTTGTTCAATGAG GTGGAATTTCAAACAGCCTCAGGACAGATGATTGATTTGATTACCACACTCGAAGGAGAGAAAGACCTATGGAAGTACTCGTTACCTCT TCATCATCGCATTGTTCAGTACAAAACTGGATATTACTCGTTCTACCTTCCG GTTGCATGTGCGTTACTAATGGCAGGTGAAAATTTGGACAATCATAGTGATGTCAAGAACATTCTTATTGATATGGGAACCTATTTCCAAGTGCAG GATGATTATCTGGATTGTTTTGGTCATCCTGATGTGATAGGGAAG ATTGGAACAGATATTGAAGATTTCAAGTGTTCTTGGTTGGTTGTGAAAGCACTAGAACTTGGTGATGAGCAACAGAAGACTTTGCTGCAT GAAAACTATGGGAAAGCAGATGAGGATTGTGTAGCCAAAGTGAAAGACTTATATAAAGCCCTTAATCTAGAG GGTGTATTTGCCGAATACGAGAGCAAAAGTTACGAGAAGCTTATAAAAGCCATTGAAGTTCATCCAAGTGATGCAGTACAAGCAGTGTTGAAATCTTTCCTTGCAAAGATATACAAGAGGCAGAAATAG
- the LOC111788874 gene encoding E3 ubiquitin-protein ligase At1g63170-like, which produces MIHSGFFLAGPSFNSDATTSFISSTVSGEDGATADDTRNDTSGSLPPSFWVRTAMRVSRARWFIFLRRVFHYQNGSRSDLGPNPFNSGSWMAMELVALFFQLIISVFTLAISQTEKPVWPMRLWIAGYDLGCVLSLLLLCGRHRCRYLMQGDSNSLSDIEHQSSNESSRYSHLINRCRTFLDLFFAIWFVMGNLWIFDSRFASFQRAPKLHLLCSFVLVWNAICYSFPFFLFLLLCCCVPVISSLIGYNINMGSTEKGALDDQISQLPCWKYKVVDVNINLGIQPDNTNTGLPKEDPECCICLAKYIDKEDVRQLPCSHVFHLRCVDKWLAIASSCPLCKQQLQR; this is translated from the exons ATGATTCATTCTGGTTTCTTCCTTGCGGGTCCTTCATTTAATTCTGATGCTACTACATCTTTCATATCGAGTACTGTGTCTGGAGAAGATGGCGCTACGGCTGATGATACCAGAAATGATACCTCTGGTTCCCTCCCTCCTTCTTTTTGGGTTAGAACAGCCATGAGAGTCTCTAGAGCTAGATGGTTCATTTTCTTGAGAAGAGTTTTTCATTACCAAAACGGATCGAGATCTGATCTTGGGCCGAATCCTTTCAATTCAGGTTCATGGATGGCGATGGAACTTGTAGCTTTGTTTTTTCAACTAATCATCTCAGTGTTCACTCTTGCCATTTCACAAACTGAGAAGCCAGTTTGGCCTATGAGATTGTGGATAGCTGGTTATGATCTTGGCTGTGTTCTTAGCTTACTGCTTCTCTGCGGCCGCCATCGGTGTCGTTATCTTATGCAGGGAGATAGTAACAGTCTTTCGGATATCGAGCACCAGAGCAGCAATGAATCATCGAG GTACTCACATTTGATCAACAGATGTCGGACGTTTCTTGATCTTTTCTTTGCAATATGGTTCGTAATGGGCAATCTTTGGATCTTCGATTCTCGGTTTGCGTCGTTTCAAAGAGCTCCCAAGCTACATCTATTATGCAGCTTCGTGCTAGTTTGGAATGCCATATGCTACTCTTTCCCGTTCTTCCTGTTTCTGCTGCTATGTTGCTGTGTGCCAGTGATCAGTAGTCTTATAGGATATAACATCAACATGGGATCGACCGAAAAAGGCGCATTGGACGATCAAATCTCTCAACTACCTTGCTGGAAATACAAAGTCGTCGACGTCAACATCAACCTCGGAATTCAACCCGATAATACCAATACAGGACTCCCAAAAGAGGATCCA GAATGTTGCATCTGTCTTGCCAAGTATATAGACAAGGAAGACGTGAGACAGTTGCCTTGTTCTCATGTGTTCCATCTCAGGTGTGTAGATAAATGGCTTGCTATAGCATCATCATGCCCTCTCTGTAAGCAACAACTTCAAAGATAG